One window from the genome of Bernardetia sp. encodes:
- a CDS encoding Crp/Fnr family transcriptional regulator, translated as MVKKFLNSFGILSEKEINDFVQNTVRKKLNKSDFFIREGEVCNEIAFINSGTFRSFYTTNKGEEFTYCIMFPANFIAAYSSFITEEATSENIQAITNAELLVISKNTLDNFAKHSINWLKMYKIIAEQQYIELEKRIYQLQKDNAAERYRDLIENQPQYIQEIPLHYLASYLGITQRHLSRIRKEVVF; from the coding sequence ATGGTTAAAAAATTCCTCAATTCTTTTGGTATTCTTTCAGAAAAAGAAATTAATGATTTTGTACAAAATACTGTTAGAAAGAAATTAAATAAATCTGATTTTTTTATTCGTGAAGGTGAAGTATGCAATGAAATTGCTTTTATAAATTCGGGTACATTTCGTTCGTTTTATACTACAAATAAAGGCGAAGAGTTTACTTATTGTATTATGTTTCCTGCTAACTTCATAGCTGCTTATTCTTCATTTATTACAGAAGAAGCTACTTCTGAAAATATACAGGCTATTACAAATGCTGAGTTGCTGGTAATTTCCAAAAATACACTAGATAATTTTGCAAAGCATAGTATAAACTGGCTAAAGATGTATAAAATCATAGCTGAACAACAGTATATTGAGTTAGAAAAAAGAATTTATCAACTTCAAAAAGATAATGCTGCTGAAAGATATAGAGACTTAATTGAAAACCAACCTCAATATATACAAGAAATTCCACTACACTATTTAGCTTCTTACTTAGGAATAACACAAAGACATTTGAGCAGAATACGAAAGGAAGTTGTGTTTTAG
- a CDS encoding thiamine pyrophosphate-dependent enzyme: MQTKETLKESTPTNTSFDTKEVLKHYRIGWESRNASLLGRKEVFAGKAKFGIFGDGKEVPQIAMAKAFQKGDFRSGYYRDQTFMLALEEITLEQYFAQLYAHTDLEADPASAGRQMNGHFATRSIDENGDWKNLTEQYNSSADISPTAGQMPRLVGLALASKTYRQNADILSEYTKFSKNGNEVAFGTIGDASTSEGLFWEAINAMGVLQVPVVMSVWDDGYGISVPKKYQTTKESISEVLSGFQRDENHKGYEIIKVKAWDYAELCRVYVKAANLSRTEHQPVLIHVEEVTQPQGHSTSGSHTRYKPKERLEWEKEYDCLLQMRKWILSEGISTEEELDKIEKDAFARARDARNHAWKIFNEDMQKDQDEALNLIERAANQSSNQNIKNELLDIHKTLKTTLNAMRLDTTKAVKAALRTLKNELENPVRVDLKLFIDRTKEENYDRYNSHLYSETELSALNVEEVKPTYSEDSPVVDGREVLQACFIEAFEKNPLVVAFGEDVGKIGDVNQAFAGLQEKFGESRITDTGIREATIMGQGIGMAMRGLRPIAEIQYLDYLLYGLQILSDDLACLRYRTKAGQKAPLIVRTRGHRLEGIWHAGSPIGTILGALRGMYVLVPRDMTQAAGFYNTMLKSDDPALIIECLNGYRLKEKTPDNVGEFTVPLGVPEILREGKDVTVVTYGSMCRIVMEAAEQLEKLGVDIEVIDVQTLLPFDRHHIILESIKKTNRVIFADEDVEGGGTAYMMQKVLDEQNAYRFLDSKPVCVSAHDHRPAYATDGDYFSKPNPEDITEAAYTLMHEFNPQDFPELY; the protein is encoded by the coding sequence ATGCAGACAAAAGAAACGCTAAAAGAATCTACGCCTACAAATACAAGTTTTGATACAAAAGAAGTCTTGAAACACTATCGTATCGGTTGGGAAAGCCGAAATGCCAGTCTTTTAGGACGAAAAGAAGTATTTGCAGGGAAAGCCAAATTCGGAATTTTTGGAGATGGAAAAGAAGTTCCTCAGATTGCGATGGCAAAGGCGTTTCAAAAAGGAGATTTTCGTTCGGGTTATTACCGAGACCAAACCTTTATGCTTGCTTTAGAAGAAATTACTTTAGAGCAGTATTTTGCACAGTTATATGCTCATACAGACCTAGAAGCTGACCCAGCTTCGGCAGGTCGCCAGATGAATGGACACTTTGCTACTCGTTCAATAGATGAGAACGGAGATTGGAAAAACCTTACAGAACAATATAATTCAAGTGCAGATATTTCTCCAACAGCAGGACAAATGCCTCGTTTGGTAGGATTGGCACTCGCTTCAAAAACCTATCGCCAAAATGCTGATATTTTATCAGAATACACTAAATTTTCAAAAAATGGAAATGAAGTAGCTTTTGGAACAATCGGTGATGCTTCTACTTCGGAAGGACTTTTTTGGGAGGCGATAAATGCTATGGGCGTGCTTCAAGTGCCAGTAGTAATGTCGGTTTGGGATGATGGCTATGGAATTTCTGTTCCTAAAAAATATCAAACTACAAAAGAAAGTATTTCGGAAGTCTTATCTGGTTTCCAAAGAGACGAAAATCATAAAGGCTATGAAATCATCAAAGTAAAAGCGTGGGATTATGCTGAACTTTGCCGAGTTTATGTAAAAGCAGCCAACCTTTCTCGTACCGAACATCAGCCTGTTCTGATTCATGTAGAAGAAGTTACACAGCCACAAGGACACTCTACTTCGGGTTCGCATACTCGTTATAAGCCAAAAGAGCGTTTGGAGTGGGAAAAAGAATACGATTGTTTGTTGCAAATGCGTAAATGGATTCTCTCAGAAGGAATTTCGACAGAAGAAGAACTAGATAAAATAGAAAAAGATGCTTTTGCAAGAGCTAGAGACGCAAGAAATCATGCTTGGAAAATCTTCAATGAAGATATGCAAAAAGACCAAGATGAAGCCCTAAATTTGATAGAAAGAGCAGCTAATCAGTCTTCTAACCAAAATATTAAAAATGAATTATTAGACATCCATAAGACGCTCAAAACTACGCTCAATGCAATGCGTCTGGATACAACTAAAGCCGTAAAAGCTGCACTCCGAACACTCAAAAATGAGCTTGAAAACCCTGTTCGTGTAGATTTAAAACTTTTCATTGACAGAACAAAAGAAGAAAATTACGACCGTTATAACTCACACTTGTATTCTGAAACAGAACTTTCTGCTTTGAATGTAGAAGAAGTAAAACCTACTTATTCAGAGGATAGTCCAGTAGTAGATGGAAGAGAAGTATTGCAAGCATGTTTTATTGAAGCATTTGAGAAAAATCCTTTGGTAGTTGCCTTTGGAGAGGATGTGGGTAAAATTGGAGACGTAAACCAAGCCTTTGCAGGTCTGCAAGAGAAGTTTGGAGAAAGCAGAATCACAGATACAGGTATCCGTGAAGCAACCATTATGGGACAAGGAATTGGAATGGCAATGCGTGGATTGCGTCCGATTGCTGAAATTCAATATTTAGATTATTTGCTTTATGGTTTGCAAATTTTGTCAGATGATTTGGCTTGTTTGCGTTACCGTACGAAAGCTGGACAAAAAGCACCACTCATTGTCCGTACTCGTGGACACCGTTTGGAAGGAATTTGGCATGCAGGTTCGCCTATCGGAACTATTTTAGGTGCGCTTCGTGGAATGTATGTTTTAGTACCTCGTGATATGACACAGGCAGCAGGTTTTTACAACACTATGCTCAAATCTGATGACCCAGCACTTATTATTGAATGTCTGAATGGCTACCGTTTGAAAGAAAAAACACCAGATAACGTAGGAGAATTTACTGTTCCTTTGGGTGTTCCAGAAATTTTGAGAGAAGGAAAAGATGTTACAGTTGTTACCTACGGTTCTATGTGCAGAATTGTGATGGAAGCAGCCGAGCAGCTAGAGAAACTAGGCGTAGATATAGAAGTAATTGATGTTCAGACACTTCTTCCGTTTGACCGTCATCATATCATTTTGGAATCTATCAAGAAGACCAACCGTGTTATTTTTGCTGACGAAGATGTAGAAGGTGGTGGAACAGCCTACATGATGCAAAAAGTTCTAGATGAGCAAAATGCGTATCGTTTCTTAGATTCTAAGCCTGTTTGTGTTTCGGCACACGACCACCGTCCAGCTTACGCAACAGATGGCGATTATTTCTCTAAGCCAAATCCGGAAGACATCACAGAAGCAGCTTATACTTTGATGCACGAGTTTAATCCACAAGATTTCCCAGAACTCTATTAA
- the ffh gene encoding signal recognition particle protein has product MLDNLTARLDKAMKSLKGEGRITEVNVATTIKEIRRALVDADVDYKVAKTVTDEIKDEAYGREVLIAVKPGELFTKIVYDKLTQLMGGERKEMNLSGNPSIILVAGLNGAGKTTFTAKLANHLKKQGRQVLLAACDVYRPAAIDQLKTLAEQIDIEVYAEPENNNPVQIAENAIRHGKDTGKKIIIVDTAGRLAIDESLMTEISEMKKVLNPTETLFVVDAMTGQDAVTTAKIFNERIDYDGVVLTKLDGDSRGGAALSIRRVVDKPIKFIGTSEKIDGIDAFYPDRMAQRILGMGDVLSLVDRMQQAYDEDEARRINKKIRKNQFDFNDFISQIEQIKKMGNIKDLVGMLPGIGSKMKDFEIDDDAFRPIEAIINSMTPYEKANPDVLDGSRRRRLAAGSGRTIQEVNNLIKQFGEMRKMMRKMNQFQGPGGNKKLAKMMKRGR; this is encoded by the coding sequence ATGTTAGATAATTTAACGGCTCGTTTAGACAAAGCTATGAAATCGCTGAAAGGCGAAGGAAGAATTACAGAAGTAAACGTAGCAACCACTATTAAAGAAATTCGTCGTGCGCTAGTAGATGCCGACGTAGATTATAAAGTAGCCAAAACGGTTACAGACGAAATTAAAGATGAGGCTTACGGACGTGAAGTCTTGATTGCTGTAAAACCAGGGGAACTTTTTACAAAGATTGTCTATGACAAACTTACTCAACTAATGGGTGGGGAACGTAAGGAAATGAATCTTTCTGGGAATCCTTCTATTATTTTGGTGGCAGGTCTGAATGGTGCTGGTAAGACTACTTTTACTGCAAAACTTGCTAACCACCTCAAAAAACAAGGTCGTCAAGTTCTTTTAGCAGCCTGTGACGTGTACCGTCCTGCTGCGATTGACCAGTTAAAAACATTGGCAGAGCAAATTGATATTGAAGTCTATGCAGAGCCAGAAAATAATAACCCTGTTCAGATTGCAGAAAATGCTATCAGACACGGTAAAGACACAGGAAAAAAAATAATTATCGTCGATACGGCAGGTCGTTTGGCAATCGATGAATCTCTTATGACAGAGATTTCAGAAATGAAAAAAGTTCTGAATCCTACTGAAACTCTTTTTGTAGTGGATGCTATGACAGGACAGGATGCTGTTACGACTGCAAAAATATTCAACGAACGCATCGATTATGATGGTGTAGTGCTTACAAAATTAGATGGTGATTCTCGTGGTGGTGCTGCCCTTTCTATCCGTAGAGTGGTAGATAAGCCAATTAAATTCATAGGTACGAGTGAAAAGATAGACGGAATTGATGCTTTCTATCCAGACCGTATGGCACAGCGTATCTTGGGAATGGGAGACGTTCTTTCCCTCGTTGATAGAATGCAGCAGGCGTATGATGAAGATGAGGCAAGAAGAATCAATAAGAAAATCCGTAAAAATCAGTTTGATTTCAATGACTTTATCTCTCAAATTGAGCAAATCAAGAAAATGGGTAACATTAAAGACCTAGTTGGAATGCTTCCAGGCATTGGCTCAAAAATGAAAGATTTTGAAATTGATGATGATGCGTTCCGTCCGATTGAAGCTATTATCAATTCAATGACTCCTTACGAAAAAGCAAATCCAGATGTTTTAGATGGAAGTCGTCGTCGTCGTTTGGCTGCTGGTAGTGGACGTACTATCCAAGAAGTAAACAACCTTATCAAGCAGTTTGGTGAAATGCGTAAAATGATGCGTAAGATGAACCAATTCCAAGGACCAGGTGGAAATAAAAAACTAGCTAAAATGATGAAGCGAGGAAGATAA
- a CDS encoding TIGR00266 family protein: MKSHEIDYTIIGNDIQIVEVELDPNETVIAEAGAMLYMEENIAFETKMGDGSEPEQGIFGKLMSAGARMITGESLFMTHFTQRGSGKGRVAFSAPYPGTVTPVQLSACNNSTLIVQKDSFLCAALGTKISVHLNRRFGSGFFGGEGFIMQKLQGDGMAFFHAGGTIIEKELNGETLKVDTGCIVAFEEGISMDIQRAGNLKSMFLGGEGLFLATLSGTGKVWLQSMPISKLVQALSPMSKATSKATSLGGLLGGD; encoded by the coding sequence ATGAAATCTCACGAGATAGATTATACTATTATCGGAAACGATATTCAAATTGTAGAAGTAGAATTAGACCCTAACGAAACGGTCATTGCAGAAGCTGGAGCAATGCTCTACATGGAAGAAAATATAGCTTTCGAAACCAAAATGGGCGATGGCTCTGAACCAGAACAAGGCATTTTTGGTAAACTTATGTCGGCAGGCGCAAGAATGATAACAGGCGAATCACTTTTCATGACACACTTCACGCAGCGAGGAAGTGGAAAAGGACGAGTAGCTTTTTCAGCTCCTTACCCTGGAACGGTTACACCTGTTCAGCTTTCAGCTTGCAACAATAGTACGCTTATCGTTCAGAAAGATAGTTTTCTTTGTGCTGCATTAGGAACAAAAATTTCAGTACACCTTAATCGTCGTTTTGGTTCTGGATTTTTTGGTGGCGAAGGGTTCATCATGCAGAAATTACAAGGTGATGGAATGGCATTTTTCCATGCTGGAGGAACAATCATTGAAAAAGAACTCAATGGCGAAACGCTAAAAGTAGATACAGGCTGTATCGTGGCTTTTGAAGAAGGCATTTCGATGGACATTCAACGAGCAGGAAACCTAAAATCTATGTTTTTGGGTGGTGAAGGCTTGTTTTTAGCTACGCTTAGTGGAACTGGAAAAGTTTGGCTACAATCTATGCCAATTTCTAAACTCGTTCAAGCACTTTCTCCAATGAGTAAGGCTACTTCAAAAGCAACTTCTTTAGGTGGACTTTTGGGAGGAGATTAA